Proteins from one Arthrobacter sp. DNA4 genomic window:
- a CDS encoding TetR/AcrR family transcriptional regulator — MSNNLPRMRMTGLQRRSQLIDVGRGLFAVRGLDGTTIEEIAACAGVSKPVIYEHFGSKEGLYTEVVDCEFHILLDAVNAALTEEAKPRVLVERAALALLTYIEERTEGFRILMRDAPPSQPEGAFSTLLSHVTARVEHILSDEFSRRGLSGEDGAMYAQMLVGMVAMTGQWWQDSRQPDKQTVAAHLVNLAWNGLTGLKKDPELQSEP; from the coding sequence GTGAGCAACAACCTTCCGCGGATGCGGATGACTGGCCTGCAGCGCCGGAGCCAGCTGATCGACGTCGGCCGCGGCCTTTTCGCCGTCCGCGGGCTGGACGGGACCACCATCGAGGAGATTGCAGCCTGCGCGGGAGTGTCCAAACCGGTCATCTATGAACACTTCGGTTCCAAGGAAGGCCTGTACACGGAAGTGGTGGACTGCGAATTCCACATCCTGCTGGACGCGGTCAACGCCGCCCTCACCGAGGAAGCCAAGCCCCGCGTCCTCGTGGAACGCGCCGCCCTGGCCCTGCTTACCTACATCGAGGAACGCACAGAGGGCTTCCGCATCCTGATGCGCGACGCGCCGCCCTCACAGCCCGAGGGCGCCTTCTCCACCCTGCTGTCCCACGTCACCGCCCGCGTCGAACACATCCTCTCCGACGAATTCTCCCGCCGCGGCCTCAGCGGCGAAGACGGCGCCATGTACGCCCAGATGCTCGTGGGCATGGTGGCGATGACGGGGCAATGGTGGCAGGACAGCCGCCAGCCCGACAAGCAAACCGTTGCCGCGCACCTGGTCAACCTCGCCTGGAACGGCCTGACCGGCCTCAAGAAGGACCCGGAGCTGCAGTCCGAGCCGTAA
- a CDS encoding ribose-phosphate diphosphokinase: MSEITAHGEKKLVLASGRAHPELAREIAKELGTELLPLDAYDFANGEIYVRAGESVRGTDAFVIQAHPAPLNNHLMEQLIMIDSLKRASAKRITVVSPFYPYARQDKKGRGREPISARLVADLYKTAGADRIMSVDLHTSQIQGFFDGPVDHLMAIPLLADYIRTRVGSDNITVVSPDTGRVRVAEQWAERLGGAPLAFVHKSRDLTVPNQAVSKTVVGQIEGRTCVLIDDMIDTGGTISGAVTVLKNADAKDVIIAATHAVFSDPAARRLSESGAREVVVTNTLPLGSSQRFPQLTVLSIAPLIARAIREVFDDGSVTSLFDGKA; the protein is encoded by the coding sequence ATGAGCGAAATTACGGCGCACGGCGAGAAGAAGCTGGTGCTTGCCTCCGGGCGGGCCCATCCGGAGCTGGCCCGGGAAATCGCCAAGGAGCTCGGCACCGAACTCCTCCCGCTGGATGCCTACGACTTCGCGAACGGCGAGATCTACGTCCGTGCCGGTGAAAGTGTCCGCGGCACTGACGCCTTCGTGATCCAGGCGCACCCCGCACCGCTGAACAACCACCTCATGGAACAGCTGATCATGATCGATTCGCTGAAGCGGGCTTCCGCCAAGCGGATCACCGTGGTGTCGCCGTTCTACCCGTATGCCCGCCAGGACAAGAAGGGCCGCGGCCGCGAGCCCATCTCCGCCCGGCTGGTGGCGGATCTCTACAAGACCGCCGGCGCAGACCGCATCATGAGCGTAGACCTGCACACCTCCCAGATCCAGGGCTTCTTCGACGGCCCGGTTGACCACCTGATGGCCATTCCGCTGCTGGCCGACTACATCCGGACCCGGGTGGGCTCGGACAACATCACCGTCGTATCGCCGGACACCGGCCGCGTCCGCGTCGCCGAACAGTGGGCCGAACGCCTGGGCGGCGCACCCCTTGCCTTCGTCCACAAGAGCCGCGACCTCACTGTCCCCAACCAGGCGGTCTCCAAGACCGTGGTGGGCCAGATCGAGGGGCGCACCTGCGTCCTGATCGACGACATGATCGACACCGGCGGAACCATCTCCGGAGCCGTCACCGTCCTGAAGAACGCCGACGCCAAGGATGTCATCATCGCGGCCACCCACGCCGTCTTCTCCGACCCCGCCGCCCGCCGCCTCTCGGAGTCCGGCGCGCGCGAAGTGGTGGTCACCAACACGCTCCCGCTGGGTTCGTCACAGCGCTTCCCGCAGTTGACGGTCCTTTCGATCGCACCACTGATCGCCAGGGCCATCCGCGAGGTGTTCGACGACGGTTCGGTCACCAGCCTCTTCGACGGCAAGGCCTAA
- the rsmA gene encoding 16S rRNA (adenine(1518)-N(6)/adenine(1519)-N(6))-dimethyltransferase RsmA, protein MTEPIPAVPAPLFGASDIRRMAEEIGVRPTKTLGQNFVIDGNTIRRIVAAAGVGPDETVLEVGPGLGSLTLGLLDAAAAVVAVEIDPVLAAKLPETVKEWRPAAANAFHLVHADAMKVTELPVQPTALVANLPYNVAVPVVLHLLQHFPSLQHGLVMVQDEVADRLAAGPGSKTYGVPSVKAAWYSQMRKAGVIGMNVFWPAPKIHSGLVAFTRREPPATTATREQVFAVVDAAFAQRRKTLRAALAGWAGGAPEAERCLLAAGVDPTARGEVIDIAAFARIAEARENRP, encoded by the coding sequence GTGACTGAACCGATCCCCGCCGTTCCTGCACCGTTGTTCGGTGCCTCCGACATACGCCGGATGGCAGAGGAAATTGGGGTCAGGCCCACCAAGACCCTGGGCCAAAACTTTGTCATTGACGGCAATACCATCCGCCGGATTGTGGCCGCAGCAGGCGTGGGGCCGGATGAAACAGTGCTCGAGGTCGGTCCGGGGCTGGGCTCCCTGACGCTGGGGCTGCTCGACGCGGCAGCGGCGGTCGTCGCCGTCGAAATCGACCCCGTCCTTGCCGCAAAGCTCCCCGAAACCGTGAAGGAATGGCGCCCGGCCGCCGCCAACGCGTTCCACCTGGTGCACGCCGATGCCATGAAGGTCACCGAACTGCCGGTGCAACCCACGGCGCTCGTAGCCAACCTGCCCTACAACGTGGCAGTTCCCGTGGTGCTGCACCTCCTGCAGCATTTCCCCAGCCTGCAGCACGGCCTGGTGATGGTGCAGGACGAGGTGGCAGACCGTTTGGCAGCCGGACCCGGGTCCAAGACCTACGGTGTTCCGTCCGTCAAGGCCGCCTGGTACAGCCAGATGCGCAAGGCCGGCGTGATCGGCATGAACGTCTTTTGGCCGGCCCCCAAAATCCATTCCGGGCTTGTGGCCTTCACCCGGCGCGAACCCCCCGCCACCACCGCCACCCGCGAACAAGTGTTTGCCGTAGTGGACGCCGCGTTTGCGCAGCGGCGCAAGACGCTCCGGGCTGCCCTGGCAGGCTGGGCCGGGGGAGCACCGGAAGCTGAGCGCTGCCTGCTGGCAGCCGGCGTCGACCCCACCGCACGCGGCGAGGTCATCGACATCGCCGCATTCGCCAGGATCGCCGAAGCCAGGGAAAACCGCCCGTGA
- a CDS encoding TatD family hydrolase has translation MCNSSIPAAYRVRAADAEPEADAGRRKDFPPAPEPLPVPVMDNHTHLDFPEGKGPVGIKAALDAAEAVGVQGAVQVGCDLESSRFTVEAVDQDERLLGAVALHPNDAPHYASRGGLEAALAEIEQLAAHPRIRAIGETGLDFYRTEGEGLRHQEYSFRRHIDIAKRLGLTLQIHDRDAHSDVVRVLREEGAPERVVFHCFSGDEDLARTCNEQGWWMSFAGTLTFRNAANLRAALAVADRELIMVETDAPFLTPHPHRGRPNASYMVPYTVRAMAELTGSDLAALCTYISENTVRAYGSWA, from the coding sequence ATGTGCAATTCGTCGATTCCCGCCGCCTACCGCGTGCGCGCCGCAGACGCGGAACCGGAGGCCGACGCCGGGCGCCGGAAGGATTTCCCGCCTGCGCCGGAGCCCCTGCCGGTACCGGTCATGGACAACCACACCCACCTGGACTTCCCGGAAGGAAAGGGACCAGTGGGGATCAAGGCTGCACTGGATGCGGCAGAGGCCGTGGGTGTGCAGGGTGCCGTGCAGGTGGGCTGCGACCTGGAGTCCTCGCGGTTCACGGTGGAGGCGGTGGACCAGGACGAACGGCTCCTGGGAGCCGTGGCACTGCATCCCAACGATGCTCCGCACTACGCCTCCCGGGGCGGACTGGAAGCGGCGCTTGCCGAGATCGAACAGCTGGCCGCGCATCCCCGCATCCGGGCCATCGGCGAAACCGGGCTGGACTTCTACCGCACGGAAGGTGAGGGGCTGCGGCACCAGGAGTACTCCTTCAGGCGCCACATCGACATCGCCAAGCGCCTCGGCCTCACCCTGCAGATCCATGACCGGGACGCGCACAGCGACGTGGTCCGTGTGCTCCGGGAGGAAGGTGCACCGGAAAGGGTGGTGTTCCACTGCTTCTCCGGTGACGAGGACCTGGCACGGACGTGTAACGAACAGGGCTGGTGGATGTCTTTTGCCGGCACCCTGACCTTCAGGAATGCCGCCAACCTCCGTGCCGCGCTCGCGGTCGCGGACCGGGAGCTCATCATGGTGGAAACGGATGCTCCCTTCCTGACGCCGCACCCGCATAGGGGGCGTCCGAACGCGAGCTATATGGTCCCTTACACCGTGCGCGCCATGGCAGAATTGACAGGCTCCGACCTCGCCGCCCTGTGCACCTACATCAGCGAAAATACGGTGCGGGCATACGGATCCTGGGCCTGA
- a CDS encoding 50S ribosomal protein L25/general stress protein Ctc translates to MSEQKLAAELRTEFGKGYARRARMANLIPAVIYGHGADPIHVTLPAKATTLAVRTPNALLSLDINGEGHLALVKDVQRDPVKQIIEHIDLLTVRQGEKVTVDVPVHVEGETAPGTVHNLELTVVSLEAEATHLPTAIEVSIEGRAAGEHIHASDLVLPQGTVLLTDAEALVVNISEAVEIAEEGEETEAAAEGAAEEAPAVEEEAAE, encoded by the coding sequence ATGTCTGAGCAGAAGCTCGCAGCAGAACTGCGCACCGAATTCGGCAAGGGCTACGCCCGCCGCGCCCGGATGGCCAACCTGATCCCCGCCGTCATCTACGGCCACGGCGCAGACCCCATCCACGTGACCCTGCCGGCAAAGGCCACCACCCTGGCGGTCCGCACCCCCAACGCACTGCTGTCCCTGGACATCAACGGCGAAGGCCACCTGGCCCTGGTCAAGGACGTCCAGCGCGATCCCGTAAAGCAGATCATCGAGCACATCGACCTCCTGACCGTCCGCCAGGGCGAAAAGGTCACGGTTGACGTTCCGGTCCACGTTGAAGGCGAAACCGCCCCCGGCACCGTCCACAACCTGGAACTGACGGTCGTCTCCCTCGAGGCCGAGGCAACCCACCTGCCCACCGCCATCGAGGTCAGCATCGAAGGCCGCGCCGCCGGCGAGCACATCCACGCTTCCGACCTGGTCCTGCCCCAGGGCACCGTCCTCCTGACCGACGCCGAGGCACTCGTGGTGAACATCTCCGAGGCCGTCGAAATCGCCGAGGAAGGCGAAGAAACCGAAGCTGCCGCTGAAGGCGCAGCAGAGGAAGCTCCCGCAGTTGAAGAAGAAGCAGCCGAGTAA
- a CDS encoding resuscitation-promoting factor: protein MDRELRAIVIKFFTSDGKFSFIKVGAQLLVLCGLVAGLVAFVGNNKTITLNVDGKASSVQSFGGTVAQVVKSANLDLKPSDRVSPALDATVQNGTVININQAKEVKVSLDGAEKTVNTTAQDVEDLVTELGVASASTVSAPKDATLSLAGSYVSISTPKTVSIVADGKVNTATTTAPTVGKVLEDSGVTLGANDRTSQPVNANVVNNMVIKVSRVDTGQTAVTSEDVPFETVTAESADMLKGEKEVTQAGAAGKIERTFKLVLVDGREASRTLVSENVAVQPVTEKVTVGTKAKPAPQAAAAPAAPAGANTGAAAPAMMNEAMWDKIAQCESTGNWSINSGNGYYGGLQFDIQTWIGAGGGAYAPNASLATKAQQIDIANRVYAQRGLSPWGCGWAASR, encoded by the coding sequence ATGGACCGAGAGTTACGGGCAATCGTGATCAAGTTCTTCACATCGGACGGCAAGTTCAGCTTTATAAAGGTTGGCGCCCAGCTGCTGGTGCTTTGCGGCCTGGTCGCAGGCCTCGTAGCCTTCGTGGGCAATAACAAAACAATTACGCTCAACGTGGACGGCAAAGCGTCGTCTGTGCAGTCCTTTGGTGGAACAGTGGCACAGGTGGTCAAGAGCGCCAACTTGGACCTGAAGCCCAGCGACCGCGTTTCCCCCGCCCTTGACGCCACCGTCCAGAACGGCACCGTCATCAACATCAACCAGGCCAAAGAAGTCAAGGTCAGCCTTGACGGTGCCGAGAAAACGGTCAACACCACGGCGCAGGACGTCGAGGACCTGGTGACTGAACTCGGCGTGGCCAGTGCCTCGACCGTTTCGGCGCCCAAGGATGCCACCCTTTCGCTCGCCGGTTCCTACGTCTCCATCTCCACGCCCAAGACCGTCAGCATCGTCGCCGACGGCAAGGTGAACACCGCCACCACCACCGCCCCCACGGTCGGCAAGGTCCTTGAAGACTCCGGCGTGACCCTCGGCGCCAATGACCGCACCTCCCAGCCGGTCAACGCCAACGTGGTGAACAACATGGTCATCAAGGTTTCCCGGGTTGACACCGGACAGACCGCCGTCACCAGCGAGGACGTTCCCTTCGAAACCGTCACCGCCGAAAGCGCGGACATGCTCAAGGGTGAGAAGGAAGTGACACAGGCCGGGGCCGCCGGAAAGATCGAGCGCACCTTCAAGCTGGTGCTCGTTGACGGCCGGGAGGCTTCCCGCACCCTGGTTTCGGAGAACGTAGCGGTCCAGCCCGTCACCGAGAAGGTCACCGTGGGCACCAAGGCCAAGCCTGCACCCCAGGCCGCCGCGGCCCCCGCTGCCCCCGCAGGCGCCAACACCGGCGCAGCAGCACCGGCCATGATGAATGAAGCCATGTGGGACAAGATCGCCCAGTGTGAGTCCACCGGAAACTGGAGCATCAACAGCGGCAACGGCTACTACGGCGGCCTCCAGTTCGACATCCAGACCTGGATTGGCGCCGGCGGCGGCGCTTACGCGCCCAACGCCAGCCTGGCCACCAAGGCGCAGCAGATCGACATCGCCAACCGCGTCTACGCACAGCGTGGCCTGTCACCGTGGGGCTGCGGCTGGGCCGCCAGCCGCTGA
- a CDS encoding 4-(cytidine 5'-diphospho)-2-C-methyl-D-erythritol kinase gives MNAGLERAGGGRFAARTVRVKAPGKVNVSLAVGPLRPDGYHSVASVYLAVSLYEEVAATSTAAPGITISLSPESTLDLDAVDIPLDSSNLAYKAAAIMADVSEHATGVHLEITKRVPVVSGMGGGSADAAATLLACDALWNSGLSREELAHLAAELGADVPFSLLGGTAVGLGLGDELSPALAKAQTHWVLVVADYGLSTPEVYRTLDRLRDAEGIDAGEPTGVDPKILAALRGGDAESLSRVLVNDLQRASIELSPALRDTLGIGESHGAMAGMVSGSGPTVALLAEDSVAAAALAEDLQRYGLTALAVHGPVPGARIISDTLL, from the coding sequence GTGAACGCGGGACTTGAGAGGGCGGGCGGGGGGCGTTTCGCGGCCAGGACGGTGCGCGTCAAGGCACCCGGCAAAGTTAACGTGTCCCTGGCCGTTGGGCCGCTGCGGCCTGACGGCTACCACTCGGTGGCCAGCGTCTACCTCGCGGTGTCCCTCTATGAGGAAGTGGCAGCCACCAGCACCGCCGCCCCGGGAATCACCATCAGCCTCAGCCCCGAAAGCACCCTGGACCTCGACGCCGTCGACATCCCCCTGGACAGCAGCAACCTGGCCTACAAGGCGGCCGCCATCATGGCCGACGTCTCCGAACACGCCACCGGCGTGCACCTGGAGATCACCAAGCGGGTCCCGGTGGTAAGCGGCATGGGCGGCGGATCCGCCGACGCCGCTGCCACGCTCCTGGCCTGCGACGCCCTCTGGAACAGCGGGCTGTCCCGCGAGGAACTGGCACACCTTGCAGCGGAACTGGGTGCCGACGTCCCCTTCTCGCTCCTGGGTGGAACCGCCGTCGGGCTTGGCCTGGGCGACGAACTCTCTCCGGCCCTGGCCAAGGCGCAGACCCACTGGGTCCTGGTGGTGGCCGACTACGGCCTCTCCACTCCCGAGGTGTACCGGACCCTGGACCGGCTGCGCGACGCCGAGGGAATCGACGCGGGGGAACCCACCGGTGTTGACCCGAAGATCCTGGCGGCGCTGCGGGGCGGCGACGCGGAATCCCTGAGCCGTGTGCTGGTCAACGACCTGCAAAGGGCGTCCATTGAACTCTCGCCTGCGCTGCGCGATACGCTGGGAATCGGCGAGTCCCACGGCGCCATGGCAGGCATGGTCTCCGGATCCGGCCCCACCGTGGCTTTGCTGGCCGAGGATTCCGTGGCAGCTGCTGCCCTCGCAGAGGACCTGCAGCGCTACGGCCTGACAGCACTCGCGGTCCACGGCCCGGTCCCGGGCGCGCGCATCATCTCCGACACCCTCCTTTAA
- a CDS encoding ABC-F family ATP-binding cassette domain-containing protein, with the protein MAHLLGGENLTVSYATRTVLDGITLGLEEGDRIGMVGRNGDGKSTLMRLLALRSTPDSGRVTKRGDVNVGYLDQSDVLDGDLTVGAAIVGDQADYEWARNPRIREIMGGLVSDVDWHANVHALSGGQKRRVALAKLLIEDHDVIMLDEPTNHLDVEGVAWLARHLKTRWRPNQGAFLVVTHDRWFLDEVCTKTWEVHDGIVDPFEGGYAAYVLARAERDRMASVVEGKRQQLVKKELAWLRRGAPARTAKPKFRIEAANALIADVPAPRDSMALSKMATARQGKDVLDLENVSLNFQGGDDGRKLFDNITLRLAPGERLGLVGVNGAGKTTLLKLLNGEITPDAGRLKRGKTVVTAVLTQEVKELDDVADLRVIEVIEREKRSFNVGGKEFTVSQLVEQLGFTNQKQWTPVKDLSGGERRRLQLLRLLVGEPNVLMLDEPTNDLDTDTLAAVEDVLDGWPGTLVVVSHDRYLLERVTDHQMALLGDGKLRGLPGGVDQYLELRESALVSSTVTGGGNPVTSAGQAQAAGGTGAGPSEAEKREARKTLNRIERQLKKLDQEEKKLHDDMVKTTEAGNFDKLADQNKQLKELTDEKDALEMEWLESSELLGD; encoded by the coding sequence TTGGCACACCTTCTTGGCGGCGAAAACCTCACGGTTTCCTACGCAACCCGCACCGTCCTGGACGGCATCACCCTGGGACTGGAGGAGGGGGACCGGATCGGCATGGTGGGCCGCAACGGTGACGGCAAGTCCACGCTGATGCGCCTGCTGGCCCTGCGCTCCACCCCGGACTCCGGCCGTGTCACCAAGCGTGGCGACGTCAACGTGGGGTACCTGGACCAGAGCGACGTGCTCGACGGCGACCTGACGGTGGGTGCCGCGATCGTGGGTGACCAGGCGGACTACGAATGGGCCCGCAACCCCCGCATCCGGGAGATCATGGGCGGCCTGGTGTCCGACGTCGACTGGCACGCCAATGTCCACGCCCTCTCCGGCGGCCAGAAGCGGCGGGTGGCCCTGGCGAAGCTGCTCATCGAGGACCACGACGTCATCATGCTGGACGAACCCACCAACCACCTCGACGTCGAGGGCGTTGCCTGGCTGGCCCGGCACCTGAAGACGCGCTGGCGGCCAAACCAGGGCGCCTTCCTGGTGGTGACCCACGACCGCTGGTTCCTCGACGAAGTCTGCACCAAGACCTGGGAGGTCCATGACGGGATCGTGGACCCCTTCGAAGGCGGTTACGCCGCCTACGTCCTGGCCCGTGCGGAACGGGACCGGATGGCATCAGTGGTGGAGGGTAAGCGCCAGCAACTGGTCAAGAAAGAACTCGCCTGGCTGCGCCGGGGTGCCCCTGCCCGGACCGCCAAGCCGAAGTTCCGGATCGAGGCAGCCAACGCGCTCATCGCCGACGTACCGGCTCCGCGTGACTCCATGGCGCTGAGTAAGATGGCCACCGCCCGCCAGGGCAAGGACGTCCTTGACCTTGAGAATGTGTCCCTGAACTTCCAAGGCGGCGACGACGGCAGGAAGCTCTTCGACAACATCACCCTGCGCCTGGCCCCGGGGGAGCGCCTGGGCCTGGTGGGCGTCAACGGCGCCGGCAAGACCACCCTCCTCAAGCTGCTCAACGGCGAGATCACACCCGACGCCGGCCGGCTGAAGCGGGGAAAGACCGTGGTCACCGCGGTACTCACCCAGGAAGTCAAGGAGCTCGACGACGTCGCTGACCTGCGCGTGATCGAGGTCATTGAGCGGGAAAAGCGTTCCTTCAACGTGGGCGGCAAGGAATTCACGGTAAGCCAGCTGGTGGAGCAGCTCGGGTTCACCAACCAGAAGCAGTGGACGCCGGTGAAGGACCTCTCCGGCGGTGAGCGGCGCCGCCTGCAGCTCCTCCGGCTGCTGGTGGGCGAACCCAACGTGTTGATGCTCGACGAGCCCACCAACGACCTCGACACCGATACCCTTGCCGCCGTCGAGGACGTCCTGGACGGCTGGCCGGGCACCCTGGTGGTGGTCAGCCACGACCGCTACCTGCTCGAACGGGTGACCGACCACCAGATGGCACTGCTCGGCGACGGCAAGCTGCGTGGCCTGCCCGGGGGCGTGGACCAGTACCTTGAGCTGCGCGAGTCAGCCTTGGTAAGCTCAACCGTGACCGGCGGCGGAAACCCGGTGACCAGCGCCGGGCAGGCGCAGGCTGCCGGGGGGACCGGCGCAGGCCCCTCCGAGGCCGAGAAGCGCGAGGCCCGCAAAACCCTCAACAGGATCGAGCGGCAGCTCAAGAAGCTGGATCAAGAGGAGAAGAAGCTTCACGACGACATGGTGAAGACCACCGAGGCCGGCAACTTTGACAAGCTCGCCGACCAAAACAAGCAGCTCAAGGAGCTCACGGACGAAAAGGACGCTCTGGAAATGGAGTGGCTGGAGTCCTCAGAACTCCTCGGCGACTGA
- the glmU gene encoding bifunctional UDP-N-acetylglucosamine diphosphorylase/glucosamine-1-phosphate N-acetyltransferase GlmU produces the protein MIPENAGPAAVIVLAAGAGTRMKSRTPKILHEIGGLSMVGHALRAARSIAPQRLAIVVRHERDLVAGHVSALDPDAVIVDQDDVPGTGRAVEAALHALHADEDLAGTVVVTYGDVPLLSGDLLKELVATHEREGNAVTVLTAVLDDAAGYGRILRGEDGSVTGIREHKDASEAEKLIREVNSGIYAFDAAVLREALAKVTTDNAQGEKYLTDVLGLAREAGGRVAAVVTADRWQVEGANDRVQLAALGAELNRRTVEAWMRAGVTVVDPSTTWIDSSVTLDEDVRLLPNTQLHGTTTVARDAVVGPDTTLTDVEVGEGATVVRTHGSGSVIGPRAAVGPFTYLRPGTVLGEKGKIGAFYETKNVTIGRGSKLSHLGYAGDAEIGEDTNIGCGNITANYDGEKKHRTVIGSGVRTGSNTVFVAPVTVGDGAYSGAGAVIRKDVPAGALALSIAAQRNTEGWVPAHRPGTRSAELAQAATNDSSSTPASTEEGK, from the coding sequence GTGATCCCCGAGAATGCCGGCCCGGCCGCTGTAATCGTTCTGGCAGCAGGCGCCGGTACCCGGATGAAGTCGCGTACCCCCAAGATCCTGCATGAAATCGGCGGCCTCTCCATGGTGGGCCACGCCCTCCGGGCGGCCCGCAGCATAGCCCCCCAAAGGCTTGCAATTGTGGTGCGCCACGAACGCGACCTGGTGGCCGGCCACGTATCGGCCCTCGACCCGGACGCCGTCATTGTGGACCAGGACGACGTGCCCGGCACCGGCCGCGCCGTGGAAGCCGCCCTGCATGCCCTGCACGCGGATGAGGACCTGGCTGGAACCGTGGTGGTCACCTACGGTGACGTGCCCCTGCTGTCCGGCGACCTGCTGAAGGAACTCGTTGCCACCCACGAACGCGAAGGCAACGCCGTGACGGTCCTCACGGCGGTCCTGGATGATGCCGCCGGCTATGGCCGTATCCTGCGCGGCGAGGACGGTTCCGTCACCGGCATCCGCGAACACAAGGACGCCTCCGAGGCCGAAAAACTGATCCGGGAAGTGAACTCCGGGATCTACGCCTTCGACGCCGCCGTGCTCCGCGAGGCGCTGGCCAAGGTGACCACCGACAACGCCCAGGGCGAGAAATACCTCACTGACGTGCTGGGACTCGCACGCGAGGCAGGTGGCCGCGTTGCCGCCGTCGTCACTGCTGACCGCTGGCAGGTGGAAGGCGCCAACGACCGCGTCCAGCTCGCAGCACTCGGCGCCGAGCTGAACCGCCGCACGGTGGAGGCCTGGATGCGTGCCGGCGTCACTGTCGTGGACCCCTCCACCACCTGGATCGATTCCTCCGTCACGCTGGACGAGGACGTCCGGCTCCTGCCGAACACCCAGCTGCACGGCACCACCACGGTGGCCAGGGACGCCGTCGTTGGCCCCGACACTACCCTGACCGACGTCGAAGTCGGCGAGGGCGCCACGGTGGTCCGCACCCATGGCTCCGGCTCGGTGATCGGCCCGCGCGCCGCCGTCGGCCCCTTCACCTACCTTCGCCCCGGTACCGTCCTGGGCGAAAAGGGAAAGATCGGCGCCTTTTACGAAACCAAGAACGTCACCATCGGCCGTGGCTCCAAGCTGTCCCACCTGGGGTATGCCGGGGACGCCGAAATCGGCGAGGACACCAACATCGGCTGTGGCAACATCACGGCGAATTACGACGGCGAGAAGAAGCACCGCACGGTGATCGGCTCGGGCGTCCGGACAGGCTCCAACACGGTCTTTGTTGCCCCGGTCACCGTGGGGGACGGCGCCTACAGCGGTGCCGGCGCGGTGATCCGCAAAGACGTACCGGCCGGTGCCCTGGCGTTGAGCATCGCTGCACAGCGCAACACCGAAGGCTGGGTTCCGGCGCACCGCCCCGGAACCCGCTCCGCCGAACTGGCCCAGGCGGCCACCAATGACTCCTCAAGTACCCCGGCATCTACAGAAGAGGGCAAGTAA
- a CDS encoding MoxR family ATPase gives MEPHRRTANNAGAPNLNLAGVADSVSHLNGHRQAAMDSGAFHAAAQRILTTVNTVIDGKSDAAKLALTVLLAQGHLLVEDVPGVGKTLLAKTLARTIDCTVNRIQFTPDLLPSDVTGVSIYNQASRLFEFRPGAVFANIVIGDEINRASAKTQSALLECMEEHQVTVDGTSYKLDEPFMVVATQNPIEMEGTYPLPEAQRDRFMARISMGYPDKDAEIEMLETHQAVSPLATVSPVVTVSDVAAMIASVQQVYVSDPVKEYTVSIGRATRESPLLRLGASPRSMLQLLRAAKATAALDGRDFVLPDDVGDVAEAVLAHRIILDRKAAGAGETPHSVLRGILSRLPVPQAAPGQPNRAAAAAGGRNR, from the coding sequence ATGGAACCCCACCGACGCACTGCCAACAACGCAGGCGCACCGAACCTCAACCTGGCCGGCGTCGCCGATTCCGTCAGCCACCTGAACGGCCACCGGCAGGCAGCCATGGATTCCGGTGCCTTCCACGCAGCAGCACAACGCATCCTGACCACTGTCAATACCGTCATCGACGGCAAGTCCGATGCCGCCAAGCTGGCGCTCACCGTCCTCCTCGCCCAGGGCCACCTGCTGGTGGAGGACGTGCCCGGCGTCGGAAAGACCCTGCTGGCAAAAACCCTGGCGCGGACCATTGACTGCACCGTCAACCGCATCCAGTTCACCCCCGATCTCCTCCCCTCCGACGTGACCGGGGTGTCCATCTACAACCAGGCTTCCAGGCTCTTCGAATTCCGGCCCGGCGCAGTGTTCGCCAACATCGTCATCGGTGACGAAATCAACCGCGCGTCCGCCAAGACCCAGTCGGCCCTCCTGGAATGCATGGAGGAGCACCAGGTCACGGTGGACGGCACGTCCTACAAACTCGATGAGCCGTTCATGGTGGTAGCCACCCAGAACCCCATCGAAATGGAAGGGACATATCCGCTGCCGGAGGCGCAGCGGGACCGCTTCATGGCCCGGATTTCCATGGGCTACCCGGACAAAGACGCAGAGATCGAGATGCTTGAGACGCACCAGGCGGTCTCGCCGCTGGCCACCGTCTCCCCCGTGGTCACCGTTTCCGATGTCGCCGCCATGATCGCCTCCGTCCAGCAGGTCTACGTCTCGGATCCAGTGAAGGAATACACGGTCTCGATAGGGCGGGCCACGAGGGAAAGCCCGCTGCTGCGGCTGGGCGCGAGCCCCCGGTCCATGCTCCAGCTGCTGCGCGCCGCCAAGGCCACCGCTGCCTTGGACGGCCGCGATTTTGTGCTTCCGGACGACGTCGGTGATGTGGCCGAAGCCGTCCTGGCGCACCGGATCATCCTTGACCGGAAGGCTGCCGGCGCAGGCGAGACCCCGCACAGCGTCCTGCGCGGCATCCTGTCCCGGCTGCCCGTGCCCCAGGCGGCCCCGGGGCAGCCCAACCGGGCCGCGGCGGCCGCCGGCGGCAGGAACCGGTAG